The following proteins are co-located in the Acidimicrobiales bacterium genome:
- a CDS encoding glycosyl hydrolase, whose protein sequence is MRRTLSITVAVMLFSSLAFVWPRQAEAAAPPLTAHKMGAYVGWSTATADSFGSTVGRPIESLTLMLDRDSWAEMSSSARGLGSLWGDRNVLTVVSFPMSVAGESLAQGNSGANDQKIREIAQILVDGGLDGSVMRVGWEHNGSWSEWSSLSDPDAYSAYFRRIVNIFRDVSPDFRFEWNVNIRYVDVDLRSYPGDAYVDVIGMDIYNSSYGETQRDPVDRWNTFLKRGAGLEWHRDFAASRGKPMAYSEWALSDNHLPGVVHDDPYFIEQMLRWIATNNVAYANYFHSNEFKLTNYPNALKRYREVLREVPGSGGGPVVTQPTTTTTAAPRPKPTAAPTTTTTTQAPAPRPTTTVKPSPPATTTPVGTTPTTTAPVPRGDGQTCAPPSNPPRSPGSAVGAGYWVIDTSGVVSALGDAGWYGDLRSTGVTPVAIAGLPGGGGYWIVDGRGVVYAFGAAPHLGDLSGYSLASPIKSIVVHPNGHGYWLIGSDGGVFAFGVPFHGSMGDQALVAPVVSGEAAHSGYWLVGSDGGVFSFGVPFHGSTGGMQLAAPVISLAAHPRGGGYWLYAGDGGVFAFGVPFHGSIPGMGLCDPPNATDLEVSPTGGGYWVLADDGRVFPFGDAPTLGHASPSGAAIDLAVMSSR, encoded by the coding sequence ATGCGTCGCACCCTCAGCATCACTGTGGCGGTAATGCTCTTTTCGTCCCTGGCCTTCGTCTGGCCCAGGCAGGCCGAGGCTGCAGCCCCACCACTCACCGCTCACAAGATGGGTGCCTACGTCGGGTGGAGCACGGCGACCGCAGACTCCTTCGGCTCGACCGTCGGACGGCCGATCGAGTCGTTGACGCTGATGCTCGATCGCGACAGCTGGGCCGAGATGTCATCGTCAGCTCGTGGCCTGGGCAGCCTTTGGGGCGACCGCAACGTCCTGACCGTGGTTTCGTTCCCGATGTCGGTCGCGGGCGAGTCGCTTGCGCAGGGTAACTCGGGGGCCAACGATCAAAAGATCCGAGAGATCGCCCAGATCCTGGTCGACGGAGGCCTCGACGGCTCGGTCATGCGTGTCGGCTGGGAACACAACGGTTCCTGGAGTGAGTGGTCTTCGCTCAGCGATCCTGATGCCTACTCGGCCTACTTCCGGCGCATCGTGAACATCTTCCGCGACGTTTCGCCCGACTTCAGGTTCGAGTGGAACGTCAACATCCGCTACGTCGATGTAGATCTGCGGAGCTATCCCGGCGACGCTTACGTCGACGTCATCGGGATGGACATCTACAACTCGTCCTACGGCGAAACCCAGCGTGATCCGGTCGATCGTTGGAACACCTTCCTCAAGCGCGGCGCCGGGCTCGAATGGCACCGCGACTTCGCAGCGTCTCGGGGTAAGCCGATGGCCTATAGCGAATGGGCGCTGTCTGACAACCACCTGCCCGGCGTCGTGCACGATGATCCGTACTTCATCGAACAGATGCTGCGCTGGATCGCTACGAATAACGTGGCCTACGCCAACTATTTCCACTCGAACGAATTCAAACTGACGAACTACCCGAACGCCCTGAAGCGCTATCGCGAGGTTCTCCGGGAAGTGCCAGGCTCGGGTGGCGGCCCCGTGGTCACTCAGCCGACAACCACAACCACCGCGGCCCCGCGCCCCAAGCCCACCGCAGCGCCTACCACCACTACCACCACCCAGGCGCCCGCACCCCGGCCGACAACTACGGTCAAGCCATCGCCTCCTGCGACGACGACTCCCGTGGGCACCACGCCAACCACGACGGCTCCGGTTCCCCGAGGTGACGGCCAAACATGCGCACCTCCCAGCAATCCGCCCCGCTCTCCGGGGTCTGCTGTGGGCGCTGGATACTGGGTCATCGACACCTCGGGTGTGGTCAGTGCCCTGGGTGATGCTGGTTGGTACGGCGACCTGCGATCGACCGGGGTGACCCCGGTTGCAATCGCTGGATTGCCTGGCGGCGGCGGTTACTGGATCGTCGACGGCAGGGGTGTCGTCTATGCGTTCGGAGCGGCTCCGCACCTGGGTGACCTGTCGGGTTACTCGCTCGCGAGCCCGATCAAGTCGATCGTCGTTCACCCCAACGGGCACGGCTACTGGCTGATCGGGTCAGACGGCGGAGTGTTTGCCTTCGGTGTGCCCTTCCACGGCTCGATGGGCGACCAAGCCCTGGTGGCCCCCGTGGTGTCGGGTGAGGCAGCACACAGCGGCTACTGGCTGGTCGGATCCGATGGCGGTGTATTCTCCTTCGGTGTCCCGTTCCACGGCTCAACGGGCGGCATGCAGCTCGCTGCACCCGTCATCTCCCTCGCAGCTCACCCCCGCGGTGGCGGCTACTGGCTCTACGCCGGTGATGGCGGGGTCTTCGCCTTCGGCGTTCCTTTCCACGGTTCGATTCCCGGAATGGGCCTGTGCGATCCCCCGAACGCAACCGATCTCGAAGTCTCGCCCACAGGTGGGGGATACTGGGTGCTCGCCGATGACGGGCGCGTATTCCCATTCGGCGACGCTCCTACTCTCGGCCATGCCTCGCCGTCTGGCGCAGCGATCGATCTGGCGGTGATGTCGAGCAGATGA
- a CDS encoding DUF4012 domain-containing protein: MGFIKRNLLSVFALFAVAVFVWAIWAAYNAKKAVDEAREAQSIIEEVDSFRLEDLLAGDAIEPLDASATLLESAHERLSRPLMRPAHWLPVLGRQIKAADDLSSGISGVLRVASSSVRDIRSGFDEDSSVLARMRLVSENVGLVEDAIQAADLGDGNALISVLAETRAEVVDRFDRLRATASRVRASTSAVAELLDGPENHLLLIANNAEMRAGSGMILTTGVLRTQGGAVVVTDLGSSFYRNLEPGAVELTKTYEDHFGFAEVETEWRNLGLTPRFPETAESALRMWQAATGEALDGVILVDPFMLEALLAGMGPVTVDGLDYTEDNILEYLLHGQYLTIDVEQTNTERRQAERSLAPAILSAALTRDHDLDEFVPRVARALAGRHLLLWSPDADRQAAWAEAQLDGELVPNSLSLAFSNRSPSKLDYFIEVRTGMKASVEGDVRSVEVEIAIDNVVDPSEEPLYITGPQPTDETPVELGEYVVLVTANTPGAAVDSRFDGVDDLEVAGGDGPTRIVATSTSVMPGERQTVVLRFELPVEVTELRLEPSARYWPIAWRLGDTDHRVDEPFVVDLESLPPID, from the coding sequence ATGGGTTTCATCAAGCGCAACCTGCTTTCCGTCTTTGCTCTATTCGCTGTAGCGGTCTTCGTCTGGGCCATCTGGGCCGCGTACAACGCGAAGAAGGCTGTTGACGAGGCTCGCGAGGCGCAGTCGATAATCGAAGAGGTCGACTCCTTCAGGCTCGAGGACCTCCTCGCGGGTGACGCCATCGAACCTCTGGACGCCTCCGCGACCCTTCTCGAGTCGGCCCACGAGCGGCTCAGTCGGCCCTTGATGAGGCCTGCTCACTGGCTTCCGGTCCTGGGCCGCCAGATAAAGGCGGCAGACGATCTGTCGTCTGGAATCTCGGGCGTCTTGCGCGTTGCCTCGTCGTCAGTTCGCGACATCCGCTCGGGGTTCGACGAGGACAGCTCTGTTCTGGCTCGAATGCGTCTGGTGTCGGAGAACGTCGGGCTTGTCGAGGATGCGATCCAGGCCGCCGATCTGGGTGATGGCAATGCGCTGATATCGGTGTTGGCCGAGACCCGGGCCGAAGTCGTCGATCGCTTCGACCGCCTGCGGGCGACGGCCTCGCGGGTGAGGGCATCGACTTCGGCGGTCGCCGAGCTGTTGGATGGACCCGAGAATCACCTGTTGCTGATCGCCAACAACGCTGAGATGCGGGCGGGAAGCGGCATGATCCTCACGACCGGGGTGCTGCGGACCCAGGGCGGTGCCGTTGTGGTCACCGATCTCGGCAGCTCGTTCTACCGAAACCTAGAACCCGGCGCTGTCGAGCTCACGAAGACCTACGAAGACCACTTCGGCTTCGCCGAGGTCGAGACCGAGTGGCGCAACCTCGGACTCACCCCGAGGTTCCCCGAAACGGCCGAGTCGGCTCTGCGAATGTGGCAGGCGGCAACCGGGGAGGCTCTCGACGGTGTGATCCTGGTAGATCCGTTCATGCTCGAAGCCCTGCTCGCCGGCATGGGGCCCGTGACCGTCGACGGCCTCGACTACACCGAGGACAACATCCTCGAATACCTGCTCCATGGCCAGTATTTGACCATCGACGTCGAGCAGACCAACACCGAGCGGCGGCAGGCTGAACGATCGCTGGCACCAGCCATCTTGTCGGCGGCGCTGACAAGGGACCACGATCTGGACGAGTTCGTTCCCAGGGTCGCCCGGGCGCTCGCCGGACGCCATCTGCTGCTTTGGTCACCCGACGCCGACCGGCAGGCGGCATGGGCCGAGGCCCAACTCGACGGCGAACTCGTGCCCAACTCGTTGTCGCTCGCGTTCTCCAACCGGTCGCCTTCCAAGCTGGACTATTTCATCGAGGTTCGCACGGGTATGAAGGCTTCCGTCGAGGGTGATGTGCGCAGTGTCGAGGTCGAGATCGCCATAGACAACGTCGTCGATCCGTCTGAGGAACCCCTCTATATCACCGGGCCGCAGCCCACGGACGAGACTCCGGTCGAGCTTGGCGAGTATGTCGTACTGGTTACGGCGAACACCCCAGGCGCCGCTGTCGATTCGCGCTTCGACGGGGTCGACGACCTGGAGGTGGCAGGTGGCGACGGCCCTACCCGAATCGTGGCTACGTCTACCAGCGTGATGCCCGGTGAGCGCCAGACCGTGGTTTTGCGCTTCGAGTTGCCGGTGGAAGTCACGGAGCTTCGCCTTGAGCCCTCAGCGCGGTACTGGCCCATCGCCTGGCGCCTGGGCGACACCGACCATCGGGTGGACGAACCATTTGTCGTCGACCTCGAGTCGCTGCCGCCGATCGACTAG
- the prmC gene encoding peptide chain release factor N(5)-glutamine methyltransferase, which produces MSDGTVPWSAFAAEAERRLAEAGIEQPELEGRWLVEEAAGFSSGEWFERRFELATVRGVARFDQMIERRLAGVPIQYVLGHWPFRMLDLMIDTRVLIPRPETEVLAGLVLDRLASIRSPLVVDLGTGSGAIGLAVAFEHPTAQIWLTDSDPDAISVARANLAGLGRHGSRVGIVEGDWFEALPEDLRGTVDVLVSNPPYVADDAQLDASVIDHEPHTALFSGPQGTNDLAMIVNGAPGWLAESGALFLEMGPQQVALVCSWCRDAGFGSVVTARDLAGIERFVIATRGQPL; this is translated from the coding sequence GTGTCGGATGGGACTGTCCCTTGGAGTGCATTTGCAGCCGAGGCCGAGCGGCGGTTGGCTGAGGCGGGTATTGAACAGCCCGAGCTAGAGGGGCGTTGGCTGGTCGAGGAAGCGGCGGGCTTCTCTTCTGGAGAATGGTTCGAGCGCCGTTTCGAACTGGCCACGGTGCGGGGTGTGGCGCGTTTCGATCAGATGATCGAGCGACGGCTGGCCGGCGTGCCCATCCAGTACGTGCTGGGACATTGGCCGTTTCGAATGCTCGATTTGATGATCGACACACGTGTGCTGATTCCCCGGCCCGAGACCGAGGTGTTGGCGGGGTTGGTCTTGGATCGGCTGGCGTCGATCAGGTCGCCTTTGGTCGTCGATCTGGGTACTGGTAGCGGAGCGATCGGTCTGGCGGTGGCCTTTGAGCACCCGACGGCTCAGATCTGGCTCACAGATTCGGATCCAGATGCCATCAGTGTCGCACGCGCCAACCTCGCCGGTCTGGGGCGCCACGGTTCGCGTGTTGGCATCGTCGAGGGCGACTGGTTCGAGGCTCTTCCCGAAGACCTTCGCGGAACGGTCGACGTGTTGGTCTCCAACCCGCCGTATGTGGCCGATGACGCGCAGCTCGACGCCTCGGTGATCGACCACGAACCCCACACCGCCTTGTTCTCGGGCCCGCAGGGAACGAACGATCTGGCGATGATCGTGAATGGCGCACCTGGGTGGCTCGCCGAGTCTGGGGCCCTGTTTCTGGAGATGGGGCCACAACAGGTAGCTCTTGTGTGTTCCTGGTGTCGGGATGCGGGATTCGGATCGGTTGTGACAGCCCGCGACCTTGCCGGTATCGAGCGCTTCGTCATCGCAACCCGGGGCCAGCCCCTTTGA
- the prfA gene encoding peptide chain release factor 1: MLDRLTQLEDELTVVETQLGDPDVVTDRSRFAEVGRRHAELSEVVEVGRRWRSAIEDAATAREMLEESSGADRREMTEMVEAADAEVARLEAQFKLKLLPKDPNDGKNVILEIRGAEGGEEANLFARDLFEMYRNFALARGWKLEIISADPSDLGGYSDITAVVKGDSAWSMLKHEGGPHRVQRVPVTESQGRVHTSSATVTVLPEADEVEVDIDPNDLTVDVFRASGPGGQSVNTTDSAVRITHKPTGMVVSMQDEKSQLQNKEKALRVLRSRLLKAEQDARAAELSAARRDQVGGGGRSEKIRTYNFKENRVTDHRIGLTLYKLDKVLSGELDEVVESLQQDERQRQLSTEG; encoded by the coding sequence GTGCTCGACCGACTGACCCAACTCGAAGACGAACTCACCGTTGTCGAGACCCAGCTGGGCGATCCCGACGTGGTCACCGATCGGTCTCGGTTCGCCGAGGTGGGCAGAAGGCACGCCGAGTTGTCCGAGGTCGTCGAGGTCGGCCGACGCTGGCGTTCGGCGATCGAAGACGCGGCCACGGCGCGAGAGATGTTGGAAGAGTCCAGCGGTGCCGATCGGCGCGAGATGACCGAGATGGTCGAAGCGGCCGATGCCGAGGTTGCCCGCCTGGAGGCCCAGTTCAAGCTCAAGCTGCTGCCCAAAGATCCCAACGATGGCAAGAACGTGATCCTCGAAATACGCGGCGCCGAGGGGGGAGAGGAGGCCAACCTGTTCGCCCGCGATCTCTTCGAGATGTACCGCAACTTCGCGTTGGCGCGGGGCTGGAAGCTCGAGATCATCAGCGCCGACCCCTCCGACCTGGGTGGCTACAGCGACATCACCGCTGTGGTGAAGGGCGATTCGGCGTGGTCGATGCTCAAGCACGAGGGAGGCCCTCACCGGGTGCAGCGGGTGCCCGTGACCGAGTCGCAGGGCCGGGTCCACACCTCGTCTGCCACCGTCACGGTGTTGCCGGAGGCCGACGAGGTCGAGGTCGACATAGATCCCAACGATCTGACCGTCGACGTCTTCAGGGCGTCGGGCCCCGGTGGTCAGTCGGTCAACACCACCGACTCAGCGGTTCGAATCACCCACAAGCCGACAGGCATGGTGGTGTCGATGCAGGATGAGAAGAGCCAGCTCCAGAACAAGGAGAAGGCGCTTCGGGTCTTGAGATCACGGTTGTTGAAAGCAGAACAGGATGCGAGGGCGGCCGAGCTCTCGGCCGCGAGACGCGACCAGGTGGGTGGTGGAGGTCGCAGCGAGAAGATCCGCACCTACAACTTCAAAGAAAACCGGGTCACCGATCATCGCATCGGGCTGACCCTGTACAAGCTCGACAAGGTCCTTTCGGGCGAACTCGACGAGGTGGTCGAGTCTTTGCAGCAAGACGAGCGCCAGCGTCAGCTCAGCACCGAGGGTTGA
- a CDS encoding type B 50S ribosomal protein L31, giving the protein MKDGIHPEYRPVVFQDTSTEFSFLTQSTIETRETIVWEDGNEYPLAKAELTSASHPFYTGQMKIVDTAGRVERFEKRYGARRRGK; this is encoded by the coding sequence ATGAAGGACGGAATCCATCCCGAGTACCGGCCCGTCGTGTTCCAGGACACGTCGACCGAGTTCTCCTTCTTGACCCAGTCGACAATCGAGACGCGCGAGACCATCGTGTGGGAAGACGGCAACGAGTATCCGTTGGCCAAGGCCGAGCTCACCAGCGCCAGCCATCCCTTCTACACCGGTCAGATGAAGATCGTCGACACCGCTGGTCGTGTCGAGCGTTTCGAGAAGCGCTACGGCGCTCGTCGTCGCGGCAAGTGA
- the rho gene encoding transcription termination factor Rho, with translation MSTQPETLDRSVLERKARDELQQIAGAIGASVNSRAKKADIVDAILAAAGGTSAQPSEETSSPSDNGSSRPRTRVRSAGNLFDVDDLDVAVDSSPAVPEPEVKVPDVETPDEEPKAEWELAMEADQPDRAGSDGQANGTKQASVPAGGRSEDSPNEDGPKRRVRTVGKSDDAAAPEAKESAGDKRPDSSAASKAESNQQGKAESNQQGKAESNQSGSNRSGGGQQADKQSGDSGSGKSGSANSNNSGAESGNDAANSDGGNGDDQGDSNNKRRRRRRGREREPREEQFTGDPVEVEGIVDLRDEGYGFLRTKGFLPSKEDCYLPAKLVRQHGLRKGDTITGTSRPANRSEKNPALLRVDTVNGVDPEEAKKRPRFENLTPLFPDQKLRLELTSDPSNMTARIIDLVSPIGKGQRGLIVSPPKAGKTTVMKQIAQSIEANNPEVELIVLLIDERPEEVTDMRRSVRGTVVASTFDRPSDEHTQVAEVTIERAKRMVEEGKDVVIILDGITRLARAYNLAAPATGRIMSGGIDTGALYPPKKFFGAARNVEEGGSLTILATALIETGSKMDEVIFEEFKGTGNMELRLDRRLAERRVYPAIDVDSSSTRHEELLFERKQLQQVWKLRRVLSGLSGGDGEGRSGAGLELLVDRLKTFRNNDEFLAEIAKAPSL, from the coding sequence ATGAGCACTCAGCCCGAAACACTCGACCGGAGTGTGCTCGAACGCAAAGCTCGAGACGAGCTTCAACAGATCGCGGGAGCGATCGGCGCGTCCGTCAACTCGCGTGCCAAGAAGGCCGACATCGTCGACGCCATCCTGGCTGCGGCCGGCGGCACCAGCGCCCAGCCCTCGGAAGAGACCTCGTCGCCTTCCGACAACGGATCGTCCAGGCCCCGCACCCGCGTGCGAAGTGCCGGCAACCTGTTCGATGTCGACGACCTCGATGTTGCGGTTGATTCTTCGCCCGCTGTCCCCGAGCCCGAGGTCAAGGTTCCGGACGTCGAAACCCCCGACGAGGAACCGAAAGCCGAATGGGAGCTCGCAATGGAGGCCGATCAGCCAGATCGGGCTGGTTCGGACGGTCAGGCGAACGGCACAAAGCAAGCCTCGGTGCCGGCCGGGGGCCGATCTGAAGACTCTCCCAACGAAGACGGTCCGAAGCGCCGGGTGAGAACGGTCGGCAAGTCCGACGACGCCGCGGCCCCGGAGGCGAAGGAATCGGCTGGCGACAAGCGGCCTGACTCGAGCGCAGCATCCAAGGCCGAGTCCAACCAGCAGGGCAAGGCCGAGTCAAATCAGCAGGGCAAGGCCGAGTCAAATCAGTCCGGCTCGAATCGGTCTGGAGGTGGCCAGCAGGCCGATAAGCAGTCGGGCGACTCGGGCTCTGGCAAGTCGGGTTCGGCAAACTCGAACAACTCGGGCGCCGAGTCTGGGAACGATGCAGCCAACAGCGACGGCGGAAACGGCGACGATCAGGGCGATTCGAACAACAAGCGCCGGCGTCGTCGTCGGGGCCGCGAGCGCGAGCCTCGCGAGGAGCAGTTCACCGGTGACCCCGTCGAGGTCGAGGGCATCGTCGACCTGCGAGACGAGGGCTATGGCTTCTTGCGCACCAAGGGTTTCCTCCCGTCGAAGGAAGACTGCTACCTGCCCGCAAAGCTGGTGCGCCAGCACGGCCTGCGCAAGGGCGACACCATCACCGGCACCAGCCGGCCTGCGAACCGCAGCGAGAAGAACCCAGCGCTGTTGCGGGTCGACACGGTAAACGGGGTCGATCCCGAGGAAGCCAAGAAGCGGCCACGCTTCGAGAACCTGACGCCGCTGTTCCCAGACCAGAAGCTCCGGCTCGAGTTGACCAGCGATCCAAGCAACATGACGGCTCGCATCATCGATCTCGTATCGCCCATCGGCAAGGGTCAGCGCGGCCTCATCGTCTCGCCTCCAAAGGCGGGCAAGACCACGGTGATGAAGCAGATCGCACAATCGATCGAGGCCAACAACCCCGAGGTCGAGTTGATCGTTCTGCTCATCGATGAACGTCCCGAGGAGGTCACCGACATGCGTCGCTCGGTGCGCGGCACCGTGGTGGCGTCGACCTTTGACCGGCCATCCGACGAGCACACCCAGGTCGCAGAGGTCACCATCGAGCGCGCCAAGCGCATGGTCGAAGAGGGCAAGGACGTCGTCATCATCCTCGACGGCATCACCCGCCTGGCACGCGCCTACAACCTTGCAGCGCCCGCCACGGGCCGCATCATGTCGGGTGGTATCGACACCGGGGCGCTGTATCCGCCCAAGAAGTTCTTCGGTGCGGCGCGAAACGTCGAGGAGGGCGGTTCGCTGACGATCTTGGCGACCGCTCTTATCGAGACCGGCTCGAAGATGGATGAGGTGATCTTCGAGGAGTTCAAGGGCACTGGCAACATGGAGCTGCGCCTCGATCGTCGTCTCGCCGAGCGGCGCGTGTATCCGGCCATCGACGTCGATTCGTCGTCGACCCGTCACGAGGAGCTCTTGTTCGAGCGCAAGCAGCTGCAGCAGGTTTGGAAGCTGCGCCGGGTTCTGTCGGGCCTTTCCGGAGGTGACGGAGAGGGGCGTTCGGGCGCCGGTCTGGAGCTGTTGGTGGATCGTCTGAAGACGTTCCGGAACAACGACGAATTCCTCGCCGAGATTGCCAAAGCGCCGAGCCTGTAA
- the thrC gene encoding threonine synthase encodes MRYVSTRGDAPVVDYSGALLAGLAIDGGLYVPERWPRLGAEQLELCRTEPYHRCAAEIIWQFVEGSAIERDALDEMCEAAYATFRDADVTPVRSLGDDEHLLELFWGPTLSFKDVALQLLGRLFEHELRRTGDFVTIVGATSGDTGSAAIEACRDRSGVELVMMHPHGRVSEVQRRQMTTVGSANIHNLAVRGTFDDCQDMVKAMFADNALRDRVHLAAVNSINWARVSAQVVYYVRTAVRLSDGSPVSFTVPTGNFGNILAAHIARLMGAPIGRLVIASNSNDILTRTISTGTMSIDEVVPTTSPAMDIQISSNFERLLFDLYRRSGPALAEAMREFRASGLLELPDEATDLLRRDFAAGMATEDQVLSAIGAFHRSHGELIDPHTAVGIHVGRSLRLPGETMVYVATAHPSKFPDAVVAATGVQPELPEHVRPILELPETFEVVDASLEVVREFVAAVRS; translated from the coding sequence ATGAGGTACGTATCCACTCGCGGGGACGCGCCGGTGGTGGACTATTCGGGTGCGCTGCTGGCCGGCCTGGCCATCGATGGTGGCTTGTATGTGCCCGAGCGCTGGCCTCGCCTCGGCGCCGAGCAGCTCGAGCTGTGCCGTACCGAGCCGTACCACCGATGTGCGGCCGAGATCATCTGGCAATTCGTCGAGGGTTCGGCCATCGAGCGAGACGCTCTGGACGAGATGTGCGAGGCCGCATACGCAACCTTTCGCGACGCCGATGTGACGCCCGTCAGGAGCCTGGGTGACGACGAGCATCTTCTCGAGTTGTTCTGGGGCCCCACCCTGTCGTTCAAAGACGTCGCCCTGCAGTTGTTGGGCCGCTTGTTCGAGCACGAGTTGAGGCGCACGGGCGACTTCGTCACCATCGTCGGCGCCACATCGGGCGACACCGGCTCGGCCGCCATCGAAGCCTGCCGAGATCGCAGCGGCGTCGAGCTGGTCATGATGCATCCCCATGGTCGGGTGTCGGAGGTCCAGCGGCGCCAGATGACCACAGTGGGCTCGGCGAACATCCACAACCTCGCGGTCAGGGGCACGTTCGACGACTGCCAGGACATGGTCAAGGCGATGTTCGCCGACAACGCCTTGCGCGATCGGGTTCACCTGGCCGCCGTCAACTCCATCAACTGGGCAAGGGTCTCGGCCCAGGTCGTGTACTACGTGCGCACCGCGGTTCGGCTGTCGGATGGCTCGCCCGTGTCTTTCACCGTTCCGACGGGCAACTTCGGAAACATCTTGGCCGCTCACATCGCGCGGTTGATGGGCGCCCCGATCGGGCGTCTCGTCATCGCCAGCAACTCCAACGACATCCTCACCCGAACCATCTCGACCGGAACGATGTCGATCGACGAAGTGGTGCCGACGACCTCGCCGGCCATGGACATCCAGATCTCGTCGAACTTCGAACGTTTGCTGTTCGACCTGTATCGAAGAAGCGGCCCCGCGCTGGCCGAGGCGATGCGAGAGTTCCGGGCGTCGGGCTTGCTCGAGCTTCCCGACGAGGCGACCGATCTGTTGCGTCGAGACTTCGCAGCAGGAATGGCCACCGAGGATCAGGTTCTGTCGGCCATAGGGGCCTTCCATCGATCGCACGGTGAGCTCATCGACCCACACACCGCTGTTGGAATCCACGTCGGCAGGTCTCTGCGGCTGCCGGGCGAGACGATGGTGTACGTCGCCACTGCTCACCCGTCGAAGTTCCCCGACGCGGTTGTGGCCGCTACCGGGGTCCAGCCAGAACTGCCAGAGCATGTAAGGCCGATTCTCGAGCTGCCCGAGACCTTCGAGGTGGTCGATGCCAGCCTCGAGGTGGTGCGCGAGTTCGTGGCTGCTGTTCGTTCTTGA
- a CDS encoding homoserine dehydrogenase, with product MTDSPTRADSPIRVGILGCGTVGSSLVKLIRDEADAVRTRTGIELEVARVAVRNLSAERAIDLEPGVLTRDSAALVADPEVDIVVETIGGIEPARHLTLAALQAGKPVITANKELVANCSAELFEAANRSGVDLLFEAAVGGGIPLIRVLRESLVGERITTMMGIVNGTTNYILTKMTDEGAPYATALADAQQLGYAEADPTADVEGFDAGAKAAIMATVAFGVGVVPGDVYQEGISRITPTDIEAARRLDHVIKLLAIVERSGDAVSARVHPAIVPANHPLASVRDSFNAVFIQGQAVDDLMLYGRGAGGAPTASAMFGDLIEAAVNLRRGTHNELWGLEAAAVVPIDETSSAFYVPIDVVDAPGVLAAVATVFGRHEVSISSMEQHDEGDNAKLLLITHQAREADMQATVAELRTLEPVLKVGNLIRVIGS from the coding sequence ATGACCGATTCGCCGACACGCGCCGACTCGCCCATTCGTGTGGGCATTCTCGGTTGCGGAACCGTGGGTTCGTCGCTGGTGAAGCTCATCCGCGACGAGGCCGACGCCGTCAGAACCAGGACCGGAATCGAACTCGAGGTCGCCAGGGTCGCCGTGCGCAACCTGTCGGCCGAAAGGGCCATTGACCTCGAGCCCGGGGTGCTTACACGCGATTCTGCCGCGCTGGTGGCAGATCCCGAGGTCGACATCGTGGTCGAGACCATCGGGGGGATCGAGCCTGCCAGGCATCTGACGCTGGCAGCCCTTCAGGCCGGGAAACCGGTCATAACGGCCAACAAGGAGTTGGTGGCCAACTGCAGTGCCGAGCTGTTCGAGGCTGCCAATCGCAGCGGTGTCGACTTGCTTTTCGAGGCCGCTGTGGGTGGCGGTATCCCTTTGATTCGGGTGTTGCGCGAATCGCTTGTGGGTGAGCGGATCACCACGATGATGGGCATCGTCAACGGAACCACCAACTACATCCTCACCAAGATGACCGACGAGGGAGCTCCGTACGCCACCGCCCTCGCAGATGCCCAACAGCTCGGATATGCCGAGGCCGACCCGACCGCCGACGTAGAGGGCTTCGATGCCGGCGCCAAGGCCGCAATCATGGCGACCGTGGCCTTCGGCGTGGGCGTGGTCCCCGGCGACGTCTATCAAGAGGGCATCAGCCGCATCACCCCGACCGACATCGAGGCCGCGCGTCGCCTCGATCACGTGATCAAGCTCCTGGCCATCGTCGAGCGATCCGGCGATGCCGTGTCGGCGCGGGTGCACCCGGCGATCGTCCCGGCCAATCATCCGCTCGCCAGCGTCCGCGACAGTTTCAACGCCGTGTTCATTCAGGGTCAGGCGGTTGACGATCTGATGCTCTATGGCCGCGGGGCCGGTGGCGCGCCAACCGCCAGCGCCATGTTCGGCGACCTCATCGAAGCGGCCGTCAACCTGCGGCGCGGCACCCACAACGAACTCTGGGGGCTCGAAGCCGCTGCCGTTGTTCCGATCGACGAGACATCTTCGGCGTTCTATGTGCCCATCGACGTGGTCGACGCTCCCGGAGTCCTTGCCGCAGTGGCCACGGTCTTCGGTCGCCACGAGGTATCGATCAGTTCGATGGAACAACACGACGAGGGCGACAACGCGAAGCTGCTGTTGATCACGCACCAGGCACGCGAGGCCGACATGCAGGCGACCGTCGCTGAGCTGCGCACGCTCGAGCCGGTGTTGAAGGTCGGCAACCTCATACGTGTCATCGGAAGCTGA